The region ATAACTATATTTAGCATAAATATACCTTTTTCTACTGAAAAAATGAAATTCTAGTGTAAAAATAGGTCCAACACAAGGTTGAAGACGACTTGGCAATATGCGACGCATGTGGGTCTCACAgagtctcttagtgcaattttcagCAGTGACCAAAATTGTACTAAGCGACCATGTGCGACCCATATGGGTCTCACAGGGTCTCTTAGGGTTATTTTGTATGTTTTAAAATGAACTTGTATGGCTTTAAAGTAATTATAAGCTAATtgatatgttatttttattttatacttgTTAATTTAAGTATTTAACTTTATGATAGATATGGATTATGCCTTTATTTGCATGGACTATAATGGTGAGTGAAAGATTGTAGATAAACGCATTTGGGAATGGTTTGGTACTGGTTGCAACAAGGGACTTTTGGTTGATAGAAGTATAAAGTTTCATCAATTAGTGGATAAAGTCTACAAAAAATAGGTGTTGGTCGAAATTTGTATGAAATTGAAATTACTCATAAGTTAGTTAGTGAAACATTTAGTAAGATGGCACCAAGTCAGGTTTGTAATGATTCTGATGTTGAGGATCTTATGTGTGCGTTAAAAAGAATAAAGATAAAGGAAAGACAAATCTTGTcagtgatggtgatgatgatgagttTGGTTGTGATGATAGTGATTTTGATAGTGGAAGCTTTTATGATAGCTATTTTGGTTTTCATATAATCGAACAAGTTTCAAATGAAGATCTAGTGCAGAACAATGGAGACATCATTGGTTCCAATCCAACACCAAATGATATAGTACACGAGGGAGGTGACAATGTACTCGAGGAATGTGATAAATTAGTTGAAGAAAATAACAATGTAACTGAGGGAGGTGACAATGTAGTCGAGAGTGGTCAGATCATCCCttatcaaaattttgatattggagAATTTACCAGAGAAGCAAGTCAAAATAGTGGGAGACACGATGGATCTGATTTAAATGTGGGTCGACACTCTGCAAGTAAGGATGAATTGAGTTATTATCTTAGTGTCATTGCCATTAATGGGAGATTTGAAATAAGAACAATAAGATCAAACAAATCATTGAAGAAAGTTTGTTGTATTAGTGAAAATTGCTTATGGCGAGTACGTGCTACAAAGATGAAAGATTCAGAATTCTTTGTCATTCGACAATACCATGGTCTACACACTTGCCCATTGATGAACCAAAATTCCAATCATAGACAAGCATCCAGCCGTGTTATTGGTACTCGTGTACAAGGACACTTTAAGAACAGTAAGGATCCACTCAACCCTAGAAGCCTCGCAGGATTCATGCGCGAGGAAATGAAAGTTCAAGTCAGTTATTGGAAGGCTTGGAAAGGAAAACAATGGGCTCAAAATTTGATTAGAGGAACAGCAAAAGAAATTTTTCCTTGCTCCCTtcgtattgtcatattttaaagCAGGTAAATCCAGGCACAGTTACCCACATTTAacttgattcagaaaatatgtTCAAGTACTTTTTTATGGCTTTGGGAGTGGCTATAAGAGGGTTCACCTACATGAGGAAAGTAATTGGTATAGATGCGGCTTGGATCAAAACTAAGCATAAGGGTGTATTATTAGTAGCAACTACACAAGATAGTGAATATCATACTTACCCCATTGCATGGGGTTTGGTTGATAATGAGAATAAGGCTTCATGGACATGGTTCTTAGAGACGTTGAAGGAGTTGATACCTAATAGCTCAGACTTGTGTTTTATTTCTGATAGACATCAAAGTATCGAACATGTAGTGCGTCATGGTTATGTTATGGCTTCTCATGGGGCATGTTATTGGCACGTAAAGCAGAATATAAAACATCGTTTCAAAAGCATTGCTTCGACTAAATTGTACAAGAAATTTGCAATTGCATACCGTATCGAAGAGTTTAATAAACATTTTGACCATATTCACAAAATATATCCACGTGTTGCTAAGTATCTTGAGAAGTTGTCGAGTTCAAAAAGTGGTCGAGACCACATTTTGGTGGTAATCGATATGAAGTTATGACAATTAACATAGTTGAGACTGTGAATAATTTGATGCGAAAGGCAAGAGAGTATCCAATTATTGCTATGATCGATTTTATCATAAGCACCATGGGACAGTGGTTCCTTTCTCGTCGTCGAGAAGCATATGCTGTGACAACTCCATTAACACTGAAGAAAGAGGAAACCTTAAGAAAAAGATGGGATGAAGTTGGTTCATTGATAACACTCCAATTAAATGAGAATGAGTACAATGTAATGTGTGAGGAATTCGATGCAATAGTGaatttaaggtcaaaaagttgTACGTGCAAAATTTTTGATATCGAGAAGCTTCCATGTGTTCGTGCCATAGTAGCAGCAGGAAAGTCCCAACCTCAAAATATTGGGGAACTTATATATTCAATGTGTTCAAAATTCTACACTTCAGAATATTGGTTGTTAGCATATGTTGAAACTATATACCCTGTTCCCCCAAACTCGCAGTGGACCAACATTCCTAAAGATGTTATTGCAATACAGGTGATAGCACCACCTGAAGACATGACTTAAGGGCGACCAAAAATCAACCGCATACCTTCCCAAGGTGAAGTTCTAAGAGACAATATAATTGTGGGGCATGTGGGCAATCAGGACATAATGCACAGAAGTGTCCAAGTCGTCATGCGCCATCAGATGTTAGAAGCACAACTAATATGTGATTTATTATTGTATAGTTTTGTAAGCACTATGTTCACAGTTTCTTCTTTTAATCTATGTAAACTCTGTTGAGATTTATCTttcttttaatctatataatcCAATGCGGCCCTTAGGGTCTCTTGGTGCAATTTGagggtctcttataaattagatgtaaatgcttcaatgcgacccttagggtctcttagtgcaattttagggcttcttataaattaggtgtaaatgcttcaatgtgacccttagggtctcttagtgcaattttagggtCTCTTATAGATTAGGTGTAAATTcttcaatgcgacccttagggtctcttagtgcaattttgggGTCTTTTAGTGCAATTTTagggtctcttataaattaggtgtaaatgcttcaatgcgaccctaaggatctcttagtgcaattttagggtctcttataaattaggtgtAAATTCTTCAATGCGACCCTCAGGGTCTCTTACTGCAATTTTACGGTTTCTTATAACTTAGGTGTAAATGcttcaatgcgacccttagggtctcttagtgcaattttagggtctcttataaattaggtgtaaatgcttaaatgcgacccttagggtctcttagtgcaattttagggtctcttataaattaggtgtaaatgcttcaatgcgaccctaaaggtctcttagtgcaattttagggtatcttataaattaggtgtaaatgcttcaatgcgaccctaaaagtctcttagtgcaattttagggtATCTTATAAATTAGGTGTAAATTCTTCAATGCGACCtttagggtctcttagtgcacttataaattaggtgtaaatgctttaatgcgacccttagggtctcttagtgcaattttagggtcacttataaattaggtgtaaatgcttcaatgcgacccttagggtctcttagtgcaattttagggtctcttataaattaggtgtaaatgcttaaatgcgacccttagggtctcttagtgcaatttttgggcctcttataaattaggtgtaaatgcttcaatgcgaccctaagggtctcttagtgcaattttagggtCTCGTGGGCAATTTTagggtctcttataaattagatgtaaatgcttcaatgcgacccttagggtctcttagtgcaattttagggtctcttataaattaggtgtaaatgcttcaatgcgacccttagggtctcttataaattaggtgtAAATGCATATAAAGCGACCCTCAGGGTCTCTTAGTGAAATTTGAGGGTCTCCTGTAAGTGATGTCTAAATTATAATAGTCTGATCgtttaataatattgtataagtGATTTACTTATTGAATTCGATTTTATTGTTGAtaaatgataactctacaaaatagagttattttaccactttttatgtgttaattgttgcttagttcttgaattcttaattgatttattaagtttttaagtaattttacatttattagtcttattgtaattttctagatttttatatatttttatagatattttattataatatgttgtagtttaaattatgtgtaattaatatagtttagttagaagtaaaataaaagtgcaattttgttgatctttattgataaattaaattaagttctaattaagtattttcaaataattaatatgatttatttataattgaaaatatttgattgttatttaatttaattttttatggtgtaggaattatgttgtatCTTTGTTGTGTTTGAAgaataaagagaaagaaagaaaattggcATTTGCGAAGAAGAAATAGAAAAAATTAGCACAAGGCCATCTTCTTCAGCAGGCCCACACCAAGGCCCGGTTGCTTTCGAAGCCCAGGCCCACGCCGAAACCACCTCAGCATCAGCACTCCACCGAAGCCACCTTCGGACCAGCAAGCCCCAATCCACGCCAGCTGTCCTCTTTTGCCCAGCTGCTCCCAGCCGTTTGTCTCCACCAACTCAGCCAACTGACCATTTCCTTCTCCCCAACCGTGGCCCAATTCATCTCTCCAGCCCCAAGTCAAATGCCACCAGCCATTCAGCGCCTGCCACCTACCCTCACAGCCAGCCTCCAAAGCACCCACCCAAGCACACCTGGGCCCTCTTCAGTTCACTCCCCAGACAGCATCTCCTCACGGGCCAGCCACAACCGAACACAGCCACCAAAAAGGCTAAAAAATCATATTCTTTCCcaatgttttatttttcttttcactcaaatatcaattcactcttctctatttttctcacctaaataaacattcctaattcattttttttaccctagcttttcactaatcttttacccaaccaaacatttcatattTCCAAttctcttacacttactctatttatcctaccacttcccaacacaattaaattaatcaatttatttattttaatttgattaatttaatctcc is a window of Humulus lupulus chromosome 4, drHumLupu1.1, whole genome shotgun sequence DNA encoding:
- the LOC133832743 gene encoding uncharacterized protein LOC133832743 — translated: MTINIVETVNNLMRKAREYPIIAMIDFIISTMGQWFLSRRREAYAVTTPLTLKKEETLRKRWDEVGSLITLQLNENEYNVMCEEFDAIVNLRSKSCTCKIFDIEKLPCVRAIVAAGKSQPQNIGELIYSMCSKFYTSEYWLLAYVETIYPVPPNSQWTNIPKDVIAIQVIAPPEDMT